A genomic region of Bactrocera dorsalis isolate Fly_Bdor chromosome 3, ASM2337382v1, whole genome shotgun sequence contains the following coding sequences:
- the LOC105227905 gene encoding uncharacterized protein LOC105227905 yields MLLHSNGLLSLFVITVMLFALSAGYPSKEKLKIRIHVPVKHHTHVHTKTVIKKVPLPIPVPVKEHEPVKEHHHHHYEKEAEEDFEGYDYPKKKRQVRHPFV; encoded by the exons CTGCTTTCACTTTTCGTCATCACTGTGATGTTGTTTGCGCTCTCCGCCGGATATCCTTCCAAGGAGAAATTAAA GATTCGCATACATGTGCCCGTTAAGCAtcatacacacgtacacacgAAAACCGTCATAAAGAAAGTACCGCTGCCAATACCGGTGCCGGTAAAAGAACATGAACCCGTCAAAGAGCATCATCACCATCATTATGAGAAGGAGGCGGAGGAGGACTTTGAAGGTTATGATTATCCGAAGAAAAAGCGACAAGTGCGGCATCCTTTCGTTTGA